The DNA sequence TAGTACGCCTGGGTGTCCAGCAGCGGGTTGCCGACCCGCAGTCGATAGCCGCCGGAATCCTCCAGCGTGACCACCTCGCGCAGGAGCGGGTTGTCCGCCCCGAGCGGCGGATGGAAGCCGCTGAGCCCCATCACCTTGTACTCGTCGTTGTTCGGCATGAAGCCGAGATAGCGGGTGACCTTGCTGTAGAGCAGCGCCAGACTGTTGGCGATGTCGACGGTGGCGTCCGGCAGGATCGTCACCTCGCCGTCGCGGATCTCACCCATGATCGACGAGTAGCGCTCCGCGCGCCCGTCGCTGACCAGGAACGCGGCGTCCCGCCAGCCGGCCGTGTGGTAGCCGCACGTCAGGTGGGCGAGGTGGTGCGGGACGAGCCGGAGCCGGTCGGCCGGGATGGTGAAGCCGGTACGCGCCGCGAAGTCCGCCCGGATCGCCTCCGGCGTGAGCAGCGTCGTGCGCAGCTCCTCCAGCCGGGCCAGGCGGTCGGCCCGCTCCTGCTCGGAGGAGGCCGACCGGAGGACCCCGGCCCGCTCCGCCGCCCAGATCTCCGGGGTGAAACTCCACGGCAGGGCGAAGCAGTCCACGTCGGCCAGCTCGGCGCGAGCCTCATGCAGGGCCCAGCGCAGCGCGTTGACCGGCAGGTCCGACGTCTTCTTGACCCGGCTGAGCCGCTCCTCCTCCACGGCGGCGACCAGCTCGCCGTCGACCACCACGGCGACTGCCGCGTCGTGCCCCAGCACCCGGTGCCGGTCGCGGCCCGAGCGCCGGTACAGGCGACCGAACAACTCCGCGGACCGCGTGAAACCGTTGAACCCGACGACGATCATGCGCAACACCCCGCTATCGCAGATACCGCAGCTTGAGTTCCAACTCCGCCAGCTCCTGCGCGACGTCCGAGCCGGCGACCACGCCGCCGCCGCAGCGCAGCAGGACGTCCGGCCCGTCCCGCTCGGCGCAGGTGACGATCGTGTTGGAGGTCAACGCGTCGCGGGCCGCGTCGTAGAACCCCACCGCGCCCGCGAAGAACCCACGCGGCTCGCCCTCCAGGTCGGCCAGCACCTCCTGGGCGCGCAGCTTGGGCGCGCCCACCACCACCCCGCGCGGGAAACTCGCCAGCAGCACACCGCCGAGCCCGCGCGTCGTGTCGTACCCGCCGGAGACGTCGCTGGCGAGATACGTCGTGGGACCGATCACCAGCGGTTCGCACAGCCGGTCGACCACCACGGTGCCGGGCTCGCAGTACGAGCCGAGGTCGTTGCGTTCGAGGTCGACGAGCATGATGTGCTCGGCGAAGTACTTCGGGTCGTCGCGCAGCAGCGCGCCCCGATCCCGTCGTTCCCGCTCGTCTCGCGCTGCCGGCTGGGTGCCGGCGAAGACCCGGCTGCTCACCCGACCGTCGCGCGCCAGCACGTGCGGCAGGGAGCAGTTGCCGAACACCGTGGTCGCGTCCAGGTTGAACCAGTAGGAGTAGTCGGCCGTCGCGTACCGCGCGGCGACGTCGGCGTAGTAGCGCGGCAGCGGCGTGCGGGGGCGTACCCGCACCGGCACCGAGAGGACGACCTGGTAGACGTCGCCGGCCAGCAGATGGTCACGGGCCCGGGCGAGCTGGCCCGCGTACCGGACCGGATCGATGTCGGCCACGACGTCGGTCAGCGGCGCGGTGAGCGGCGGCGCGGTCCGGGCCGTGGTCCGGGCGCAGGCCGCCACCACGTCCGCCCGGTCCTCCGCGGCGCAGCTCAGGGTGCCGGTGGCCGGGTCGTGGACCACCGCGCGCCGCAGCGGCCCGGCGAAGCCGAGCAGCCGCCCCGGGGCCGTGGTCGGCGGCGGCCCGCCCGGGATGCCGGCCTCGGCCCGCAGCCGCAGCGACAGGTCGTAGGAGAAGGCGAACGCGACGTCGGCGCCCGGGCCGCGCCGGGCGTCGGCCAGCAGATGGTCGAGCAGGGCGGCGACGTCGCCGTCGAACCGCTCGCCGCCGCGCGCGATCCCGTCGGTCGTGACCCGCCACACGTCGGACAGGGACGCGAACAGGGTACGCCGCTCCCGCCCCGGCAGGCGGTAGCAGAACAGCGATCCGAAGCGCTCCGCCAACGGCTCGACGAGATCGTGCGGGTTCCCGGCGAAGGAGACGTGGGCGGACGTGGCGGTGGATGCGGGCGCCGACATCGACGCCCTAGAGCGTGAAGTTGAAGGCGTTGCTGCCGGCGCCGGTGAGCTGCCCGACGCCGCGCCTGACCGCGTCGCTGACCCCGTCGGAGTAGAACAACCGGGTGTAGCGGTCACTGAGGTCGGCATGGTCCTCCGTGTACGCGATCCGCCCGTCCTCCACCGTGACGATGCCCATCGCGGCGAGCGCGTCGAAGACCGGCTGGAACTGCCGGAGCGGCTCGGAGCCCGCCGGATAGAACGAGTTGAACCGCGCGACGTCCAGCTCGCGGTGCTTCATCGCCAGCACGAGGTGCCGGCGCAGGGACTCGTCCTCCGAGAGCGGGAAGGCCTTCTCCACCGCCGACCCGCCCGCCTGGATCCGGCGCATGTACTCGCGGAAGGTGAACGCGTTGCCGTACGTGTAGCCGTGCGAGTGGCTGTAGGAGCTGGCGCCGAGCCCGAGGACGTAGCCGTTGTTGCCCCAGTGGTTGTCCTGGTAGTGGAAGATCCAGTTGTCGCGCGGGAAGAGGTTGCGGGAGTACTGCCAGTAGCCGTTCGCCGTCATCCGGCGCTTGGCGTACCGGAACAGGGCGAGACTGCGCCGGAAGAGCTTGGCGTGGTCCTCCTCGCGCAGCGTGGTGTCGTTGATCGCGCCCTTGCGTACCGAGAGCGTGAAGAGGGTGATCTGGGTGGGCATCGGCTCCAGCGCGGTGACGGCGTCCATGGTCCGCTGCATGTTGTCGAAGGCCTCACGCTCGATGCCGGCGATGAGGTCGATGTTGACGTTCGGCACACCGCTGTCGGCCATGTGGTAATAGGTGCGCACCACACTGGACGGGGTGTCGGCGCGGCGTGACTTGCGCAGGATCTCCGGGTCGAGCGACTGCACACCCATGGAGAGACGGTTCGTCCCGTTGGCCGCCATGGCCGCGATGCGGTCCTCGGTGGCCGAGTCCGGCGAGCACTCGTAGGTGATCTCGCGGCACTCGGACAGGTCGAAGCGGCGGATGACCCGCTCGAACAGGAAGTCGATCTGCTCGGGGTTGAGCCGGCTCGGCGTGCCGCCGCCGACGAACACCGTCTCGATCTTCTTGGTCCGCATCATCGGCAGGTACTGCAACGCCTCCTTCTCGAGGCAGTGCAGGTAGTCCCAGATGACCTGGGTGTCGTTCTGGACGACCGCCACGCTGTAGTAGCAGAAGCTGCACTTCTGGCGGCAGAACGGAATGTGGATGTAGAGGTTGTGCGAGAACGTGTCGCTGCCGGCCCAGAGCGTGTCGGGGTCCGAGGCGGTGGCGTCCCGCGGCTCCCAGAGGGAGATCGGCGGATAGGTGAACACCAGCCCCGGTATGTGTTCGTCGGCCTCGATGAGCTGGTCGACGACTTCCGACCGGCCGGCGTCTGTCAGATCGAAGATGAATTCCTCAGCCACTGTCGCTCCTCGAACCTGTCACGGACAGGAAGTTCTCGATGATCAGTTGCCCGGCCGGCGTGCCGATCGACTCCGGGTGGAACTGGACCCCGTACACCGGCTGCCTGGCGTGCTCGACGGCCATCACGCACTCGTCGTCGTCGGCACTGGCGACGAGCCTCAGGTCGTCCGGGAGGGTCGCCGCGGCGATCGCCAGGCTGTGGTAGCGCATGGCGGGAAAGCCACTGGGCACCCCGGCGAAGATCCGGCTGGTTCGGCGCAGCCGGATCGTTGACACGTGGCCGTGCCGCACGGTCGCGAGTCGCGTGGTGCGCGCCCCGTAGAACCGGCCGATGGCCTGGTGCCCGAGACAGACGCCCAGCACCGGGATCCGGCCGGTGTAGTGGGCGAGGGCGGCGAGGCAGACGCCGTAGGAACCGGGATTCTCGACGGAGCCCGGACCGGGCGACAGCACCAGATGGGTGGGGCGCCGTGCGGCGATCTCGTGGAGCTCCGCGGTGTTGCGCAGGACCGTCGGTCGCGCGCCGGCGACCG is a window from the Micromonospora sp. DSM 45708 genome containing:
- a CDS encoding anthranilate synthase component II produces the protein MSPRVVVLDNFDSFTYNLVQYLAVAGARPTVLRNTAELHEIAARRPTHLVLSPGPGSVENPGSYGVCLAALAHYTGRIPVLGVCLGHQAIGRFYGARTTRLATVRHGHVSTIRLRRTSRIFAGVPSGFPAMRYHSLAIAAATLPDDLRLVASADDDECVMAVEHARQPVYGVQFHPESIGTPAGQLIIENFLSVTGSRSDSG
- a CDS encoding coproporphyrinogen-III oxidase family protein, translated to MAEEFIFDLTDAGRSEVVDQLIEADEHIPGLVFTYPPISLWEPRDATASDPDTLWAGSDTFSHNLYIHIPFCRQKCSFCYYSVAVVQNDTQVIWDYLHCLEKEALQYLPMMRTKKIETVFVGGGTPSRLNPEQIDFLFERVIRRFDLSECREITYECSPDSATEDRIAAMAANGTNRLSMGVQSLDPEILRKSRRADTPSSVVRTYYHMADSGVPNVNIDLIAGIEREAFDNMQRTMDAVTALEPMPTQITLFTLSVRKGAINDTTLREEDHAKLFRRSLALFRYAKRRMTANGYWQYSRNLFPRDNWIFHYQDNHWGNNGYVLGLGASSYSHSHGYTYGNAFTFREYMRRIQAGGSAVEKAFPLSEDESLRRHLVLAMKHRELDVARFNSFYPAGSEPLRQFQPVFDALAAMGIVTVEDGRIAYTEDHADLSDRYTRLFYSDGVSDAVRRGVGQLTGAGSNAFNFTL
- a CDS encoding chorismate-binding protein codes for the protein MSAPASTATSAHVSFAGNPHDLVEPLAERFGSLFCYRLPGRERRTLFASLSDVWRVTTDGIARGGERFDGDVAALLDHLLADARRGPGADVAFAFSYDLSLRLRAEAGIPGGPPPTTAPGRLLGFAGPLRRAVVHDPATGTLSCAAEDRADVVAACARTTARTAPPLTAPLTDVVADIDPVRYAGQLARARDHLLAGDVYQVVLSVPVRVRPRTPLPRYYADVAARYATADYSYWFNLDATTVFGNCSLPHVLARDGRVSSRVFAGTQPAARDERERRDRGALLRDDPKYFAEHIMLVDLERNDLGSYCEPGTVVVDRLCEPLVIGPTTYLASDVSGGYDTTRGLGGVLLASFPRGVVVGAPKLRAQEVLADLEGEPRGFFAGAVGFYDAARDALTSNTIVTCAERDGPDVLLRCGGGVVAGSDVAQELAELELKLRYLR